In Pseudocalidococcus azoricus BACA0444, a single genomic region encodes these proteins:
- a CDS encoding DUF1345 domain-containing protein: MSASSNRKLNLILAKPLIRLLLSLGLAIAAYVLIATPWWEIRILAAFNLGLFLHLGILGTLLWNATPAQTYRHAQGGEPSNVALLTVVVLFSLSGFVGVAVMLDNSQKYPPLITNLHMGLSLLAIFSSWLLVHIYFALHYAHLYYDEIEESAPLNAAGVPYRKGLDFPHEGLVSYRDFLYYSFTIAMCYQTSDVSIISYEMRSVSLVQSVLSFIFVAVVFGLVVNVISNVV, encoded by the coding sequence ATGTCCGCATCATCCAACCGCAAGCTGAATCTGATTTTGGCCAAGCCCCTAATCCGGTTGCTTTTATCCCTGGGTCTGGCCATTGCCGCCTATGTTCTGATCGCTACCCCTTGGTGGGAAATTCGCATCCTGGCTGCCTTTAACTTAGGATTATTTCTTCACTTAGGAATTTTAGGCACCTTACTCTGGAATGCGACTCCGGCCCAAACTTATCGCCATGCCCAAGGGGGAGAACCGAGTAATGTCGCCTTACTGACGGTTGTTGTCCTGTTTTCCCTATCAGGGTTTGTCGGCGTGGCCGTGATGCTAGACAACTCGCAAAAGTATCCCCCCTTGATTACCAACCTGCACATGGGACTCTCCTTGCTGGCGATTTTTTCCTCTTGGCTATTGGTACATATCTATTTCGCGCTTCACTATGCCCATCTCTACTATGACGAGATTGAAGAGTCAGCCCCACTCAATGCCGCCGGGGTTCCCTACCGCAAGGGCCTAGACTTTCCCCATGAAGGCCTGGTCTCCTATCGCGACTTTCTCTACTATTCCTTCACAATTGCCATGTGCTACCAAACCTCCGATGTTTCAATTATTAGTTATGAAATGCGCTCGGTTAGCTTGGTGCAGTCGGTATTGTCATTTATTTTTGTGGCAGTGGTCTTTGGCTTAGTAGTGAATGTGATTTCCAATGTGGTTTAG
- a CDS encoding photosystem II S4 domain protein produces the protein MPSHHELLEDAQFPQALKQILNQSEQAFKTWEVVVTDFLDPLLRLEAIAALNQLTDLHYQAGGGYPQAERQRLALARTDIPLDQSNIGLELWAIAGNFLFDPPTDTDFHQALMMAGIPTDQIGDIILLGDRGAQVILVPGLETALSQVKQVRTVPVNAQPQAWQELRVRPPQIKTLTTVEASLRLDALASAGFGMSRSKMVEMINGGAVRVNWQPINQPSHLLKTGDLVTLKQRGHLTIGSIQVTKKERYRVELSRAS, from the coding sequence ATGCCCAGCCATCATGAACTGCTTGAAGATGCCCAATTTCCCCAGGCCTTGAAGCAAATTCTCAACCAGAGTGAACAGGCCTTCAAAACCTGGGAGGTGGTGGTGACAGATTTTCTCGATCCCCTCCTGCGCCTAGAAGCCATCGCCGCCCTCAACCAGTTAACGGATCTCCACTACCAGGCCGGGGGGGGCTATCCCCAAGCAGAACGTCAACGCCTTGCCTTAGCCCGCACTGATATTCCCTTAGACCAGAGTAATATTGGCCTGGAGCTTTGGGCCATTGCCGGGAACTTTCTCTTTGACCCCCCCACCGACACCGACTTTCACCAGGCCCTCATGATGGCAGGCATCCCCACGGATCAGATTGGTGACATTATCCTCCTTGGAGATCGGGGCGCGCAGGTGATTCTCGTCCCCGGCCTGGAAACCGCCTTAAGCCAAGTCAAACAGGTTCGGACAGTGCCCGTTAATGCCCAACCCCAGGCCTGGCAGGAGCTTCGGGTCAGACCGCCCCAGATTAAAACCCTAACCACTGTGGAAGCTTCACTGCGCTTAGATGCCCTTGCCTCTGCCGGATTTGGAATGTCCCGAAGCAAAATGGTAGAGATGATCAATGGTGGGGCCGTGCGGGTCAACTGGCAGCCGATTAACCAACCGAGTCATCTGCTGAAAACGGGGGACTTAGTGACACTCAAACAACGGGGCCACCTGACCATCGGGTCGATTCAAGTCACAAAAAAGGAACGCTATCGTGTCGAACTAAGCCGGGCTAGTTAG
- a CDS encoding HAD family hydrolase: protein MSNLINCQARTLALDFDGVICDGLREYFQASWLAYRQIWPTSVKTPPPALEAQFKTLRPIVTHGWEMPLVLRGLIKGYRLREIQSNWSTIKQRILTEEDLNWRHLGQTLDRIRDEWIKRDWQGWLRLHQFYPGVVAKLQAWEKLALPLAIITTKETRFVDYLLTQAEVNCPSLGIYGKDCQQTKVEVLLKLQDRVSLPIWFVEDRLEALQSVEREPRLNQVQLFLAAWGYTTVATCTQAQADSRITLLQLDQFCQDFSVWMPKEMP, encoded by the coding sequence ATGTCTAATCTTATAAATTGCCAGGCCAGAACCCTTGCCCTTGATTTTGACGGGGTGATCTGTGATGGGTTGCGGGAGTATTTCCAGGCCAGTTGGCTGGCATATCGGCAAATTTGGCCCACCTCCGTCAAGACTCCTCCCCCAGCATTAGAAGCCCAGTTCAAAACCTTACGCCCGATTGTCACCCACGGTTGGGAAATGCCGCTAGTCTTACGGGGCCTGATCAAGGGGTATCGCCTACGGGAAATTCAGTCAAACTGGAGCACGATCAAACAGCGGATCCTGACCGAGGAAGATTTAAATTGGCGGCATTTGGGCCAAACCCTAGATCGCATCCGGGATGAATGGATTAAGCGGGACTGGCAAGGTTGGTTGAGGCTGCATCAGTTTTATCCGGGGGTGGTGGCCAAACTCCAGGCCTGGGAAAAATTGGCTTTACCCCTAGCCATCATTACCACGAAAGAAACTCGCTTTGTGGACTATTTACTCACCCAGGCCGAGGTAAATTGCCCCTCCCTCGGAATTTATGGTAAGGACTGCCAGCAAACCAAAGTCGAAGTTCTGCTCAAATTGCAAGACAGGGTTTCCTTGCCCATCTGGTTTGTCGAAGATCGGCTCGAGGCCCTGCAATCAGTCGAAAGGGAGCCCCGATTAAATCAAGTCCAGCTATTTCTGGCGGCTTGGGGTTATACAACGGTGGCCACCTGTACCCAGGCCCAAGCGGATTCCAGAATTACCCTGCTGCAGTTGGATCAGTTTTGTCAGGACTTTTCCGTCTGGATGCCAAAGGAGATGCCCTAA
- a CDS encoding carbon-nitrogen hydrolase family protein: MKSYLAAAVQMTSLPDLTKNLAQAEELIELGVRRGAELIGLPENFSFLGDDTVKVAQATEIASQTEQFLRRMAQRFQITLLGGGYPVPTATGKVYNTALLVGPNGQELARYQKVHLFDVDLPDGNIYHESGTVLAGSTLPPVYASPTLGNIGLSVCYDVRFPELYRALVKAGANVLFVPAAFTAFTGKDHWQVLLQARAIENTAYVLAPAQTGQHYARRQTHGHAMIVDPWGTILADAGDRPGLAVAAIEPLRLEQVRQQMPCLQHRVF; this comes from the coding sequence ATGAAGTCCTATCTCGCTGCCGCTGTCCAGATGACCAGTTTGCCGGATCTTACTAAGAATTTAGCCCAGGCCGAAGAACTGATTGAATTAGGCGTGCGGCGGGGAGCTGAGTTGATTGGCTTGCCAGAAAATTTTTCCTTTTTGGGAGATGATACGGTCAAAGTCGCCCAGGCTACAGAAATTGCCAGCCAAACGGAACAATTTTTGCGGCGGATGGCCCAACGGTTTCAAATTACTCTCTTGGGGGGTGGCTATCCAGTCCCGACCGCAACGGGCAAAGTTTATAACACGGCCTTATTAGTTGGCCCCAATGGTCAAGAACTGGCCCGCTATCAAAAGGTTCATTTGTTTGATGTGGACTTACCCGATGGCAACATCTATCACGAATCTGGCACAGTCTTAGCTGGCTCAACCCTTCCCCCAGTCTATGCTTCACCCACCTTGGGCAATATTGGCTTATCCGTGTGTTACGATGTCCGGTTTCCAGAACTCTATCGAGCCTTAGTCAAAGCTGGCGCAAATGTTCTCTTTGTCCCTGCTGCCTTTACGGCCTTCACCGGCAAGGATCATTGGCAAGTCCTCCTCCAGGCCCGAGCCATTGAAAATACGGCCTATGTCCTGGCTCCGGCCCAAACGGGTCAACATTATGCCCGTCGCCAAACCCATGGCCATGCGATGATTGTGGATCCCTGGGGAACTATCCTTGCGGATGCTGGAGATCGGCCGGGTTTAGCGGTGGCTGCGATTGAACCTCTTCGCCTCGAACAAGTCCGCCAACAAATGCCCTGTCTCCAACATCGGGTTTTTTAG
- a CDS encoding CD225/dispanin family protein: MPIAAVAISPNGNLVTSIQGMFMTAAQPVPNYLVPAILSTVCCCIPFGIVAIVYASQVNTKLAAGDRTGAIAASEKAKLWSWIAFGSGLAISVIYIIIQVIAFQAVNQ; this comes from the coding sequence ATGCCTATTGCTGCTGTGGCGATATCCCCCAATGGGAACCTGGTAACTTCAATTCAAGGAATGTTTATGACCGCCGCTCAACCCGTCCCCAACTACTTAGTACCTGCAATTTTATCCACTGTTTGCTGCTGTATTCCCTTTGGAATTGTGGCCATTGTCTATGCCTCTCAAGTCAACACCAAACTGGCGGCCGGGGATCGCACAGGCGCAATTGCAGCCTCCGAAAAAGCTAAACTCTGGAGTTGGATTGCCTTTGGCAGTGGTTTAGCCATCTCGGTAATTTACATTATCATCCAGGTTATTGCCTTCCAAGCCGTTAATCAATAA
- a CDS encoding type II toxin-antitoxin system HicA family toxin: MPKLPAINHLKAVRALEKAGFYIARQGKHIVMTDGVRTVTIPRHNPVNAYTMAKIVRDAGLTDEQFCGLL; the protein is encoded by the coding sequence ATGCCGAAGTTACCAGCCATTAATCATCTCAAGGCAGTTCGCGCTCTAGAAAAAGCTGGTTTTTACATTGCTCGCCAGGGTAAGCATATTGTTATGACTGATGGAGTTCGTACCGTGACGATACCGCGACACAACCCTGTCAATGCATATACGATGGCTAAAATCGTGCGGGATGCAGGCCTTACAGATGAACAATTCTGTGGGCTACTGTAG
- a CDS encoding type II toxin-antitoxin system HicB family antitoxin, which yields MKYKVVLYESEEGFSVWVLGLPGCCSQGETKEEALENIKDAICEYLEVVTEQAKDAAVYEIEVAV from the coding sequence ATGAAATATAAAGTTGTCCTGTATGAATCAGAGGAGGGTTTTAGCGTCTGGGTGCTCGGTTTACCCGGCTGTTGCTCCCAAGGAGAAACAAAGGAAGAAGCCCTCGAAAATATCAAGGATGCGATCTGTGAATATCTGGAAGTTGTAACTGAACAGGCTAAGGATGCTGCGGTTTATGAGATTGAGGTTGCTGTCTAG
- a CDS encoding GNAT family N-acetyltransferase: MSLSAEINLRPLAYRDLDTVLEMFAQAPTTLPGLNRDRQFLQHWYAPLKLISFMPHHLPQPLRVYVAEKGDQVLGAIQVSPFNRNRTTWQVDQLVAQAGGTEFGNQEIGTQLLRHCFTKVWEARTWLLEVSASDSDGLGLYRHNGFQPLAQLTYWTITPEQLASLAAHEPDLPNLLPATNADAALLCQLDTAAMPALVRQVFDRHICDFKAGVGQFLISSIQNLWGATQTQQGYVFEPQRKAAIGYYSVELARHGNQAHQAQLTVHPAYTWLYPELLSQISRLTQAWPSSPLYLTSTDYQPEREAFFEQVGASQTGHTLMMSRSVWHKVREVRPRLPEGLALGEVIQGLQQNRQPLPGRMAHPEVMPLSPPGNFPHQDE; the protein is encoded by the coding sequence ATGTCTCTATCCGCTGAAATCAATTTGCGTCCCTTGGCCTATCGCGACCTTGATACTGTCCTGGAAATGTTCGCCCAGGCCCCGACAACACTCCCAGGCCTGAATCGTGATCGCCAGTTTTTACAGCATTGGTACGCCCCCCTCAAACTGATTAGTTTCATGCCCCATCACCTCCCCCAACCCTTGCGGGTTTATGTCGCAGAAAAAGGGGATCAGGTCTTGGGGGCGATTCAGGTATCCCCGTTCAATAGAAATCGGACAACCTGGCAGGTGGATCAGTTAGTGGCCCAGGCCGGTGGGACAGAATTCGGCAATCAAGAGATTGGGACACAGCTATTACGCCATTGCTTTACGAAGGTTTGGGAAGCTCGCACCTGGTTGTTGGAAGTGAGTGCTAGTGACAGTGATGGTCTGGGCCTGTATCGCCATAACGGTTTTCAACCTCTGGCCCAATTAACCTACTGGACCATCACCCCGGAACAGTTAGCTAGCCTCGCCGCCCATGAGCCAGACCTACCCAATCTTCTCCCTGCCACCAATGCCGATGCCGCCCTGCTTTGCCAACTGGATACTGCGGCCATGCCGGCCCTGGTTCGACAAGTGTTTGATCGGCATATTTGCGACTTCAAAGCGGGGGTAGGACAATTTTTGATCAGTAGTATACAAAACCTCTGGGGCGCGACCCAAACCCAGCAGGGCTATGTTTTTGAGCCGCAACGCAAAGCAGCCATTGGGTATTATTCTGTAGAATTAGCCCGCCACGGCAACCAAGCCCATCAGGCCCAACTCACCGTTCATCCGGCCTACACCTGGCTCTATCCAGAGTTGCTCTCTCAGATCTCCCGTCTGACCCAGGCCTGGCCCAGCAGTCCTCTCTACCTGACTTCTACGGATTACCAACCCGAGCGGGAAGCCTTTTTTGAACAGGTTGGGGCCAGTCAGACCGGGCATACCCTGATGATGTCGCGCTCCGTTTGGCATAAGGTGCGGGAAGTCCGGCCCCGTTTACCAGAAGGGTTAGCCTTAGGGGAAGTCATTCAGGGCCTACAGCAAAATCGTCAACCCTTGCCCGGCCGCATGGCCCACCCCGAGGTAATGCCCCTCTCCCCTCCCGGTAACTTTCCCCATCAGGATGAGTAA
- a CDS encoding sulfiredoxin — MRILDIPLAAIRRPLRRDNDSEKVRALMESIAAIGQQEPIDVLEVDGQYYGFSGCHRYEACQRLGQLTIRCKVRRASAAVLKFHLA, encoded by the coding sequence ATGCGAATTTTAGATATTCCCTTAGCTGCCATCCGCCGCCCCCTCCGCCGAGACAATGATTCAGAGAAGGTCAGGGCCTTAATGGAGTCCATTGCAGCTATTGGTCAACAGGAGCCGATTGATGTCCTTGAGGTTGATGGGCAATATTATGGCTTCTCTGGTTGCCACCGCTACGAGGCCTGCCAACGTCTGGGCCAACTCACGATTCGCTGTAAGGTTAGGCGGGCTTCAGCGGCAGTCTTGAAATTCCATTTGGCTTAA
- a CDS encoding photosystem I assembly protein Ycf3 has translation MPRSQRNDNFIDKTFTVMADILLKVLPTNRQSKAAFAYYRDGMSAQGDGEYAEALENYEEALKLEQDPYDRSFILYNVGLIHASNGDHNKALDYYHQALDLNPRMPQALNNVAVILHYLGTQSEEAEDLETAEQYYDKAAEYWKRAIQQAPNNYIEAQNWLKTTGRSTADVFF, from the coding sequence ATGCCTCGCTCTCAGCGTAACGATAATTTTATTGACAAAACCTTTACGGTCATGGCGGATATCCTTCTTAAGGTTCTGCCGACCAACCGCCAATCGAAGGCTGCCTTTGCCTATTACCGCGATGGAATGTCCGCCCAAGGGGATGGTGAATATGCTGAGGCCCTGGAAAACTATGAAGAAGCCCTCAAGCTAGAGCAGGATCCCTACGACCGGAGTTTTATTCTCTATAATGTGGGGCTGATCCATGCCAGTAATGGAGATCACAATAAGGCCCTTGACTATTATCACCAGGCCTTGGACTTAAACCCCCGGATGCCCCAGGCCCTAAACAATGTGGCGGTGATTCTCCACTATTTAGGAACCCAGTCCGAAGAAGCTGAAGATTTAGAAACCGCTGAGCAATACTATGATAAAGCGGCTGAGTATTGGAAACGGGCCATTCAACAGGCTCCCAACAACTATATCGAAGCCCAAAATTGGCTGAAAACCACGGGCCGCTCCACTGCTGATGTGTTTTTCTAG
- the gatC gene encoding Asp-tRNA(Asn)/Glu-tRNA(Gln) amidotransferase subunit GatC, translated as MLTDADVKKVAHLARLDLSDSEIATLTTQLSAILDYVQQLDELEVSNIAPTTRAIEVSNVTRVDQLNPFPNRPGLLAIAPEAEDEFFRVPKILADAE; from the coding sequence ATGCTAACGGATGCAGATGTGAAAAAAGTCGCCCACTTGGCTCGCTTGGACTTGTCCGACTCCGAAATTGCCACCCTGACGACTCAACTCAGTGCCATTCTTGACTATGTCCAACAACTGGATGAACTAGAGGTCAGCAATATCGCTCCCACCACCCGGGCCATTGAAGTAAGTAATGTAACCCGCGTTGATCAACTCAATCCTTTCCCGAACCGGCCTGGCCTGTTGGCAATTGCTCCAGAAGCTGAAGATGAATTTTTCCGGGTTCCCAAAATCCTTGCCGATGCCGAATAG
- a CDS encoding response regulator transcription factor encodes MDSSPGLACKTLLLVDDDPNLVLLVQDYLELKGYRVLTAAQGREALQVLKHETPDMIICDVMMPEMDGYHFVRHVREQENIKWLPVLFLSAKGQTEDRVMGLNTGADVYMVKPFEPEELVAQIEASLKQSERVKQLQAANLEVPGPLPLPEGIELTPTETKVLRLVAQGLANKDIANQLVVSQRTVESHVSNMLGKTGLTNRTELARWALDYRLS; translated from the coding sequence ATGGATTCCTCCCCAGGCCTGGCCTGTAAAACCCTTTTATTAGTCGATGACGATCCCAACTTAGTTCTGTTAGTTCAAGATTATTTAGAACTGAAGGGCTATCGGGTACTGACGGCGGCTCAAGGGCGGGAAGCCTTACAGGTGTTAAAACATGAAACGCCGGACATGATTATCTGTGATGTGATGATGCCAGAAATGGATGGGTATCATTTTGTCCGTCACGTCCGGGAACAGGAAAACATTAAATGGCTACCGGTCTTGTTTTTGTCAGCAAAAGGGCAAACGGAAGATCGGGTCATGGGCTTAAATACCGGGGCTGATGTGTATATGGTTAAGCCCTTTGAGCCTGAGGAATTAGTAGCCCAAATTGAAGCCTCATTAAAACAATCGGAACGGGTTAAGCAACTCCAAGCCGCCAATCTGGAGGTTCCTGGCCCCTTGCCCTTACCAGAGGGGATTGAGCTGACACCTACAGAAACAAAGGTGCTGCGTTTAGTAGCCCAGGGATTAGCCAACAAGGATATTGCTAACCAACTGGTTGTGAGTCAACGCACGGTGGAAAGCCATGTCAGCAATATGTTGGGTAAAACAGGGCTAACAAATCGGACTGAACTCGCTCGCTGGGCCTTGGATTATCGCCTCAGTTAA
- the ndhD1 gene encoding photosynthetic/respiratory NAD(P)H-quinone oxidoreductase subunit D1 codes for MTDFPWLTTIILFPLLASAAIPFIPDPDGKGRPIRWYALVIGLIDFVLIIYAFTTQYDLNGTGLQMVEAYDWIPEIGLRWSVGVDGISMPLVLLTGFVTTLATLAAWPVTFKPRLFYFIILAMYGGQIAVFAVQDMLVFFLAWELELIPVYLLLAIWGGKKRQYAATKFILYTALSSLFILVAAFAMAFYGDITTFDMHTLSLKDYGLGFQLLVYTGFLVAYGVKLPIVPLHTWLPDAHGEATAPVHMLLAGILLKMGGYALIRMNVEMLPGAHAKFAPVLIILGVVNIVYAALTSYAQRNLKRKIAYSSISHMGFVLIGIGSFTSLGMSGAVLQMVSHGLIGASLFFLVGATYDRTHTLILEEMGGVGQKMSKIFAMFTACSLASLALPGMSGFVAELMVFVGFATSDAYSLTFRIVVVLLAAVGVILTPIYLLSMLREIFYGPENKELVNHEELVDAEPREIFIIACLLVPIIGIGLYPKILTQIYDATTVQLVARIRESVPTLAQRQSSETRTLGFFVAPTLENQALE; via the coding sequence ATGACTGACTTCCCCTGGTTGACTACCATCATCCTATTTCCGCTTCTGGCTTCAGCAGCGATTCCGTTTATTCCTGACCCCGATGGCAAAGGGCGACCGATTCGCTGGTATGCCCTGGTGATTGGCCTGATTGATTTTGTCTTGATCATCTATGCCTTTACAACCCAATACGATCTCAATGGTACGGGCCTCCAGATGGTCGAAGCCTACGACTGGATTCCAGAAATTGGCTTGCGCTGGTCTGTGGGAGTAGATGGAATTTCTATGCCCTTGGTGCTGTTGACTGGATTTGTCACCACGTTGGCAACTCTGGCAGCCTGGCCTGTAACCTTTAAGCCGCGGCTGTTTTATTTCATTATCCTGGCGATGTATGGCGGTCAAATTGCAGTTTTTGCTGTGCAGGATATGTTGGTCTTCTTCCTGGCCTGGGAATTAGAACTGATTCCGGTCTATTTGCTTTTGGCAATTTGGGGCGGTAAAAAACGGCAATACGCAGCAACCAAATTTATTCTTTATACAGCCCTCAGTTCTCTATTTATCCTGGTGGCCGCCTTTGCCATGGCTTTCTATGGGGATATAACCACCTTTGATATGCACACCTTGTCTCTGAAGGATTATGGCCTGGGCTTTCAATTGTTGGTCTATACCGGGTTCCTGGTTGCCTATGGGGTGAAATTACCAATTGTACCGCTCCATACTTGGTTGCCGGATGCCCACGGTGAAGCCACAGCCCCAGTCCATATGCTGTTAGCGGGGATTCTCCTCAAAATGGGGGGCTATGCTCTAATTCGGATGAACGTGGAAATGTTGCCAGGGGCCCATGCTAAATTTGCGCCAGTGTTGATTATCCTTGGAGTTGTCAATATTGTCTATGCGGCCTTGACTTCCTATGCCCAACGGAATCTCAAACGCAAGATTGCCTATTCTTCGATTTCCCACATGGGCTTTGTTCTGATTGGGATTGGCTCCTTTACAAGTTTGGGGATGAGTGGGGCAGTTTTACAAATGGTCTCCCATGGCTTGATTGGAGCGAGCTTGTTCTTCTTGGTGGGCGCAACCTATGACCGAACCCATACCCTAATCCTTGAAGAAATGGGGGGGGTTGGCCAAAAGATGTCTAAGATCTTTGCCATGTTTACGGCTTGTTCCCTAGCGTCTTTAGCGTTGCCGGGGATGAGTGGCTTTGTGGCAGAATTGATGGTCTTTGTCGGTTTTGCTACTAGCGATGCCTATAGTCTGACATTTCGGATTGTGGTGGTTCTCTTGGCGGCGGTGGGCGTGATTTTGACCCCGATTTACTTGCTCTCAATGCTCCGGGAGATTTTTTATGGCCCAGAAAACAAGGAACTGGTCAACCATGAAGAACTAGTGGACGCTGAACCGCGTGAGATCTTTATCATTGCCTGTTTGTTAGTGCCAATTATTGGCATTGGTCTCTATCCAAAAATTCTGACCCAGATTTATGATGCAACAACAGTACAGTTAGTGGCTCGGATTCGAGAGTCTGTCCCCACTCTGGCGCAACGGCAATCATCTGAGACGAGAACTCTAGGATTTTTTGTGGCTCCTACTTTAGAAAACCAGGCCCTAGAATAA
- a CDS encoding NAD(P)H-quinone oxidoreductase subunit 5: MEPLYEYAWLIPVLPLVGAMLVGVGLISFNQTVNKLRQINAAVIIALLGVAMTYSIAIFVSQLQGHAPYEHLIDWAAAGTFHLSMGYTIDHLTALMLVVVTTVALLVMIYTDGYMAHDPGYVRFYAYLSLFSSSMLGLVISPNLIQIYIFWELVGMCSYLLVGFWYDRKSAAEAAQKAFVTNRVGDFGLLLGILGLFWATGSFDFGVIGERLQELTSSGVLNPAVAALLAVLVFLGPVAKSAQFPLHVWLPDAMEGPTPISALIHAATMVAAGVFLIARMFPVFEEIPSVMTLISWTGAFTAFLGASIALTQNDIKKGLAYSTISQLGYMVMGMGVGAYTAGLFHLMTHAYFKAMLFLGSGSVIHGMEAAVGHDPALAQDMRVMGGLRKYMPITSATFLIGCLAISGIPPFAGFWSKDEILGAVFAANPAMWVLTWLTAGVTAFYMFRMYFMTFEGEFRGIAFGPGAMNPKELDHEAAHGHGGGKPHESPWTMTLPLVMLAIPSILVGLVGTPFHNYFEGFIHAPGEIIESLVVEDLTEFYVLGGASVGIALIGITVAALMYLQGKISPAAIAEKIKPLYEFSLHKWYFDELYDAVFVQGVRRIARQVLEVDYNVVDGVVNLTGFVTMITGEGLKYFENGRAQFYALIIFLAVLGFVIFSFPF; this comes from the coding sequence ATGGAACCGCTTTACGAATACGCCTGGTTAATCCCTGTTTTGCCTCTGGTTGGGGCGATGCTGGTCGGTGTTGGGCTGATTTCCTTTAATCAAACCGTTAACAAACTTCGCCAAATCAATGCGGCAGTGATTATTGCGCTGCTGGGGGTAGCGATGACCTACTCGATTGCGATCTTTGTCAGCCAACTTCAGGGCCATGCCCCCTATGAACATTTAATTGACTGGGCGGCAGCGGGAACCTTCCACCTTTCTATGGGCTACACCATTGATCACTTAACGGCGTTGATGCTGGTGGTGGTGACGACCGTGGCTCTGCTGGTGATGATTTATACCGATGGCTACATGGCCCACGATCCGGGATATGTGCGGTTTTATGCCTACCTAAGCTTGTTCAGTTCCTCGATGCTGGGCCTGGTGATTAGCCCTAACCTGATCCAGATTTATATCTTTTGGGAATTGGTGGGGATGTGTTCCTATCTCCTAGTCGGTTTCTGGTATGACCGCAAAAGTGCCGCCGAAGCCGCCCAAAAAGCCTTTGTCACCAATCGGGTCGGGGATTTTGGTTTGCTGCTGGGGATTCTGGGCCTGTTCTGGGCCACGGGCAGTTTTGACTTTGGCGTGATTGGCGAGCGGCTACAGGAGTTAACCAGTTCCGGGGTCTTGAATCCGGCGGTGGCAGCATTATTAGCAGTTCTGGTGTTCTTAGGGCCGGTGGCCAAGTCTGCCCAATTTCCACTCCATGTCTGGCTCCCGGATGCCATGGAAGGGCCCACCCCAATTTCAGCTTTGATCCATGCGGCAACGATGGTGGCGGCGGGTGTCTTTCTCATTGCCCGGATGTTCCCGGTGTTTGAAGAAATTCCTTCCGTGATGACGCTGATTTCTTGGACTGGAGCCTTTACCGCCTTTCTGGGAGCCTCCATTGCCCTGACTCAGAACGATATTAAAAAGGGCCTGGCCTACTCCACCATTTCCCAACTCGGCTATATGGTCATGGGCATGGGTGTGGGGGCTTATACGGCGGGCCTGTTTCACCTGATGACCCACGCCTATTTCAAAGCGATGTTGTTCTTGGGATCGGGTTCGGTAATTCATGGCATGGAAGCCGCTGTCGGTCATGATCCGGCCTTGGCTCAGGATATGCGGGTGATGGGGGGCTTACGGAAATATATGCCCATCACTTCGGCCACGTTTTTGATCGGTTGTCTGGCAATTTCTGGGATTCCCCCCTTTGCTGGGTTTTGGTCTAAGGATGAAATTCTCGGAGCCGTGTTTGCTGCGAATCCGGCCATGTGGGTCTTGACTTGGTTAACGGCCGGCGTGACTGCTTTTTATATGTTTCGGATGTACTTCATGACCTTTGAAGGCGAGTTTCGCGGGATTGCCTTTGGGCCGGGAGCAATGAATCCCAAAGAATTGGATCATGAGGCGGCCCATGGTCACGGTGGCGGTAAACCCCATGAATCCCCTTGGACGATGACCTTACCTTTGGTGATGCTGGCGATTCCCTCGATTTTGGTTGGCCTGGTGGGTACGCCCTTTCATAACTACTTTGAAGGGTTTATCCATGCCCCTGGAGAAATCATTGAATCCCTCGTGGTTGAAGATTTGACCGAGTTTTATGTCTTGGGTGGGGCTTCTGTCGGGATTGCCCTAATTGGGATCACGGTGGCTGCGTTGATGTACCTGCAAGGGAAAATTAGCCCGGCGGCCATTGCCGAGAAAATTAAGCCCCTCTATGAGTTTTCCTTGCACAAGTGGTATTTTGATGAACTGTATGATGCCGTCTTTGTCCAGGGAGTACGGCGGATTGCCCGGCAAGTCTTGGAAGTGGATTACAACGTCGTGGATGGAGTTGTTAACCTAACCGGCTTTGTCACCATGATTACCGGCGAGGGCTTGAAATACTTTGAAAATGGGCGGGCCCAGTTCTATGCCCTGATTATTTTCCTGGCGGTGCTGGGCTTTGTCATTTTCTCCTTCCCATTTTGA